A single region of the Serinus canaria isolate serCan28SL12 chromosome 1, serCan2020, whole genome shotgun sequence genome encodes:
- the LOC108961959 gene encoding translation initiation factor IF-2-like produces MTRPRLLVCLGGRAGRHSELLQRLANASPPRGRRTSRRTSRGLRAQVGRGPAVAARPPRERHRHLLPSSAEPRPEPEPAGGSGRSRRAPRWRRPLRRAGPERGRLRRGRGADRWVAGGASAAAGAGADRPCAGGGADAEPPARRRRRRRREPRPRDKKGRGRRCALRVRPGAVRQNVPGGDRGRLSRRGSGRLCPAMSLLPPSLARSRPPSRRNPGRRGGTGTRGSPGLRGGSGAERSERGSRAARRSRRLILRHRPGQRRWQCRSQEQKLAEIVFCVREYEECTHD; encoded by the exons ATGACT CGGCCAAGACTCCTCGTTTGTTTGGGCGGCAGAGCGGGGAGGCACTCGGAGCTCCTCCAGCGCCTGGCAAACGCCTCCCCGCCGCGGGGGCGGCGAACATCCCGGCGAACATCTCGGGGGCTGCGGGCGCAGGTGGGACGCGGCCCCGCTGTAGCAGCGCGGCCACCGCGGGAGCGTCACCGccacctcctcccttcctccgCAGAGCCCCGGCCCGAGCCCGAGCCCGCGGGCGGCTCCGGCAGGAGCCGCAGAGCTCCGCGCTGGCGGAGGCCGCTGCGGCGagcggggccggagcggggGCGGctccggcggggccggggcgcggACAGGTGGGTGGCGGGCGGTGCGAgcgcggcggcgggggcgggggcggACCGGCCGTGCGCAGGCGGCGGCGCGGATGCCGAGCCCCCCgcacggcggcggcggcggcggcggcgggagccccggccccgcgataaaaagggaaggggcaggaggtgcGCGCTGCGGGTCCGCCCGGGCGCCGTGCGGCAGAACGTGCCTGGAGGGGATAGAGGCAGGCTGAGCCGGCGGGGGAGCGGGAGGCTGTGCCCAGCGATGagcctcctccctccctccctcgctcgctcccgcccgccctcccGCAGGAATcccgggcggcgcggcggcACCGGGACGCGCGGCTCCCCGGGGCTGcgcggcggcagcggcgcggagcggagcgAGCGGGGGAGCCGCGCTGCGAGGAGGAGCCGCCGCCTCATCCTGCGGCACCGGCCCGGCCAGCGCAG GTGGCAGTGTAGAAGCCAAGAACAAAAACTGGCAGAAATTGTGTTCTGTGTACGAGAATATGAAGAGTGTACTCATGACTAA